In the Clostridium cellulovorans 743B genome, AGTAGCAGTTATAGGTTATGGTAGCCAAGGACATGCTCACGCGTTAAACCTTCATGAAAGTGGAGTTGACGTTGTTGTTGGTTTATATGAAGGCAGTAAATCATGGGAAAGAGCTGAAAAAGCAGGTTTAAAAGTTGCTGTTGTAGCTGATGCTGTTAAAGCTGCTCAAGTTATAATGATATTATTACCAGATGAAAGACAAAAATTTGTTTATGATGAATCAATAGCACCATACTTAACAGAAGGTAAAGCTTTAGTATTTGCTCATGGATTCAACATACATTTCCAACAAATAAATCCTCCAGCTGATGTTGACGTATTTATGGTTGCTCCAAAAGGACCTGGTCACATGGTTAGAAGACAATACACTGAAGGATCAGGAGTTCCATGCTTAATAGCTATACACCAAGATGCTACAGGAAAAGCAAAAGACATCGCTTTAGCATATGCTAAAGGAATCGGTGGAGCTAGAGCTGGTGTGTTCGAAACTTCATTTAAAGAAGAAACTGAAACAGACTTATTCGGAGAACAAGCAGTTCTTTGTGGTGGAGTTAGCGCTCTTATCAAAGCTGGTTTTGAAACTTTAGTTGAAGCTGGATATGCTCCAGAAATGGCTTACTTCGAATGCTGCCACGAAATGAAATTAATCGTTGACTTAATATTCCAAGGCGGAATGTCAACAATGAGATACTCAATCAGTGATACTGCTGAATATGGCGATTACTGCACTGGTAAGAGAATAATAACAGATGAAACTAAGAAAGAAATGAAACAAGTTCTTAAAGAAATCCAAGAAGGTGTTTTTGCAAGAAACTGGTTAACTGAGAACTATGTTGGAAGACCAAACTTCAGTTCAACAAGAAGAATTGAAAGTGAACACCAAATAGAAAAAGTTGGAGCTGAACTTAGATCAAAAATGACTTTCCCAGTTGTAGGAAAGATAGAGTAATTACTACATAAGGAGCTGCCGACTAGGCAGCACCTTTTCTATAGTGTATAAAAGAATAAAGATTGGAAATTACTAATGACGGTAGAGGATTGAATATTTCATTCTTTTCGTGTATTGGCCAATAAAAATTCTAATGTTTTTAAATATTAGAAAAAACACTTTTTAACTCTATGGAGCCCTTGCTCCCTAAGGAGTCTTAACTCCAAAAGGAATTACAATGTCTAAGGGATTTAATTTCTTAAGAGTCTTAACTGCTTAGGAGTATTTACTTCTTTAGAGTTAGTACTCCTTAGGGAGTTCTTCTTTAACTTTACGAAGATGAAAAAATGGATAGGAGGAAAATAAATGAGTACAATTGCTTTTTATGAAGGAAAATTCGTTGATGAAAATGACATAAATATAAGTGTAAGAAGTAAAGCCTTTAACTATGGATTAGGTTGTTTTGAAGGTATAAGAGGTTATTATAATAAGGAAGAGGATCAAGTATATATATTTAAACTTAGAGAACATTATAAGAGATTTTTACAATCTTGTAAAACTTTAAATATTCAGCTTCCATATACTTTAGATGAATTATGCGATGCTACAGTTGAATTAGTTAAAAGAAATAACTTTAAATGCAACGTATATTTGAGACCATTAGGATATAAAGATTCAAACAAACTTTCACCAAGCTTAGTTGATAATTCTTGTGATAGACTTGTTATATATGCTATGGAATTAAACAGCTATGCAGGAAAGGAAACTCTTGATACTATGGTATCATCTTGGACAAGAGTCCATGATAATATGATCCCACCAAGAGCTAAGACTACTGCTGCTTATTTAAATTCTGCTTTAGCTAACTTAGAAGCAGTACAAAATGGCTTTGATGAAGCTATTTTCTTAACTAGTGAAGGTTATGTATCAGAAGGTCCAGGAGAGAATATTTTCCTTGTTAGAGATGGTAAGGTTATTACTCCAGCTGCATCAGAATCTTTACTTGAAGGTATTACTAGAGCATTAGTAATTGAACTTGCTAAGAATGCAGGCATAGAAGTTGTTGAAAGAAGGGTGTCAAGAACTGAATTATATTGTGCTGACGAAGTGTTCTTTAGTGGGACTGCTATGGAGATAACACCAGTTGTTAGTGTAGACAGAAAACCAG is a window encoding:
- the ilvC gene encoding ketol-acid reductoisomerase, with translation MAKLYYEKDANLELLSGKTVAVIGYGSQGHAHALNLHESGVDVVVGLYEGSKSWERAEKAGLKVAVVADAVKAAQVIMILLPDERQKFVYDESIAPYLTEGKALVFAHGFNIHFQQINPPADVDVFMVAPKGPGHMVRRQYTEGSGVPCLIAIHQDATGKAKDIALAYAKGIGGARAGVFETSFKEETETDLFGEQAVLCGGVSALIKAGFETLVEAGYAPEMAYFECCHEMKLIVDLIFQGGMSTMRYSISDTAEYGDYCTGKRIITDETKKEMKQVLKEIQEGVFARNWLTENYVGRPNFSSTRRIESEHQIEKVGAELRSKMTFPVVGKIE
- a CDS encoding branched-chain amino acid transaminase; translation: MSTIAFYEGKFVDENDINISVRSKAFNYGLGCFEGIRGYYNKEEDQVYIFKLREHYKRFLQSCKTLNIQLPYTLDELCDATVELVKRNNFKCNVYLRPLGYKDSNKLSPSLVDNSCDRLVIYAMELNSYAGKETLDTMVSSWTRVHDNMIPPRAKTTAAYLNSALANLEAVQNGFDEAIFLTSEGYVSEGPGENIFLVRDGKVITPAASESLLEGITRALVIELAKNAGIEVVERRVSRTELYCADEVFFSGTAMEITPVVSVDRKPVGDGKVGPIYWKIKEQFNGLTIGKNPKYVDSCTKVY